Part of the Falco cherrug isolate bFalChe1 chromosome 1, bFalChe1.pri, whole genome shotgun sequence genome, GGCGTGCGCATGGCAGATAACGCTGCTATTTCTGGCTCGGgaggccagcacagctgcatcgTCCTGGGGCCACATCCCGCGCCCAGCACGGGGCACATCCCTGGGACAGGCCACAGCCCAGGGATGGGGGTATTCTCCATCCTCGTCCCCGTGACCTGCCTTGTCCccggcccagccagcccctggtTTTGTGGGTGGCAGCTCTTCCCCAGACCCCTGAGCTGGGCAGATCCTCCTGGTTATTGCCGCAGTCCGAGTGAAAATGGAGCTCAATCAGGCAAAGATGCTAAATTAAGTCTGTTTGGAACAAGCTGTTAAACATGCAAACCTTCTGAACACGAAGGAGAGATGGATAAAACCCTCCCAGAGCTCTCAAAGATGCTGCCAGCAGaagggggatgcagggagggagtgcaaggaaagggaaggatgCCCCCAAGCCCCCCTGCAATGGCAGCCTGAGGTGCAGGGACGTGGCTGAGGGCACAGAAGCCGTCTGTGGCAGAGGAGATGGCCTCCGGCCACCAGCCAGCACTGGGACACATGGGCCAACCCCACAAGCCCCCTTGGCGTGAACTCCAGGGACAGGGTGGCCACCGGCACCAGCTTTAAAACATCATGGATCAGAACCGGGATGGCTTCGTCAACAAGGCAGATCTGAGAGACACGTTTGCTGCACTCGGTGAGCCCCCTTTTAGGACCTTCCCCAGGAGCTTCAACAACGTTAGACTTACTAAGTGAGAAACCAGCTGTGAGCCCCCCTTTAGCCAAGCCCCGGCAGTTAACTGGATCTCCTGTTTTGCTGGAAACTGCCTGATCCAAACCCAGTTCTGTTAGGGAGTGAGATCCCACGCCGGGTGACTcggagcagctcctgcagcagcggGTGGTTTATCCCGTAGGTACCAGAGAGAGCCAGCTCCTGGGTCACACAGCCAAatgctccctgcctggctgtgcccGTCCCACAGCACCCCTGGGTGTACGGGCGTTACAGGGATTGACGGGGTTTGTAGGAAGCTCTGAAGTTGCAACCTTGGCTCTCCCGTCGTGGAGGTCAGCACGAAGCAGCGATGGGGCTGGGGAGTCCCAAAGACACCCCAAGCTCAGGGAAGAGGACGCAGGCATTCAGTCCTGTTCGTTTCTGGCACTGGGGGCCAGGGGGAACCACAGTGCTGGTGGGTTTGACCCAAAACAGCTTCTGAGGAGGGCTGAAGGAGGCTGATCCATGGGGCCGTGCAGGAGggaagcagcacagctcagtcCTTTGCAGCCTTCTTTGCTGTGATCCTGCAGCCCGAGAAACCAGAGCTGGACATGTCCAGCCCACCCACCCTCAGCCAGCACGTGATTCTCCCATCATCGCTTCTGCTACTGCCATTCCTTATCAAAGGtggctccccagggctgtgccgCTTCCCTCGGCTGGGGGCAAAATCCTCCAGGGGAAGGCTCCTGTGCTGTGTCTTCTAGCCCCCAGTATGTAGAGCGGAGCGCAGAGGTCTGCATGAATTTGCAGCAGGACGTGGACACACAAGTCGCCCAACGCTGCTCTCCCCTAGGACGCCTGAATGTGAAAAACGAGGAGATCGATGAGATGATCAAGGAGGCACCCGGCCCCATCAACTTCACTGTGTTCCTCACCATGTTTggagagaaactgaaaggtGAGGGGGCACCCGGGAAGCTGGCGGGGTTGGTGGGCACCCACACCATCACTAATATCCCGTCCCACATGGGGAGgccacccagctcccaggaTCTCCATCACCATTCCAGGCGAGACCCATCAGAGACTCCTTGGAGGCCTCAGATGGGAGCTGCTCAAGGAAAGGCAGGTGGCACCGACTGCCATGCTGCGGTGTGCAGAGCTTGGGGAGTGGGTCAGAGCAAAGATGCCTCCCACGCCACGGCCAAGAGGTGACACCTAGGGACAACCCGGGGATACCTGTGAAATGATCTCCCTCACCCACCCCTCCCACACCCTTTAGTGCCACCTTCTCCCAGTTGCAACACAGGGACCCCCCCCAGAGACAGAGGCTTTGTTGGGACCATAACCAGCAAGAACCCCTCTCCCCAAGAGCTCCAGTCTTTGTCCTCCAAATCGTGGCCTTGGGCACTACCCCCGCCTCCCCATCCCAAGGCACCACAGCTAGGACAAACTCAGCGCCATGTACCCTGAgcagctgtccccaggcaggTCCCTGCACCCCAAAACTCGTGCCAACCTGCCATACCAACAGTCccaaaggcagggctggggctgcccatgCAGAGAGCTGGATCTCATCCCATGTCTCCCCAGCCGCTTGCGGGGGAGGAGCAGGtccccatgcctcagtttccacagccgtttaaaaaaaccaacaggctgtgctgctgctgtccctccaGAAAAAAGGGGCCAGGAGATCTTGCAGTGCCTCTGAGCCTGCTGACAGCAACGGTGCCACCAAGTGCCACCCTGGCAAGGGCCCTACCTACAGCATGGGTTTGACCCAAGGGGCCCATCCAGCTGCACCCTGTATCACTTACACAAGCCAAGGCACGCAGCCCCCCGGCAGATCTGCAGAAGGCTACGAGGCCCCACGAGTCTGTGCCTGGAGCTCTATAAATACACCCAAAAGATTAGATAGCTGCCGGACGCCAGGGCGGTGGTGACACCGCCTGCTCTGTGGGCACACCATGGCCCTATGTCTGCTCCTCTACATGCCACCACCCACGGTCGAGGTCCCAGCTGCAGGGTCAGCATTCCTGTGGGCCCCCCacttcccagcctggccctcACCTTCTCCCCAAAggctgggagaagcaggaggctgcagctggcttccTCCACCGCCACCTCCAACGGCTGTGGCCATGTCACCCGCAGGTGCTGACCCGGAGGAGACAATCCTGAATGCATTCAAGGTGTTCGATCCAGAGGGGAAAGGCCTGAAATCTGCCTAGTGAGTAAGGGGTGCCTCgacggggggcaggggggtgtcCTCACCGAGGCCTCCCTGGTGCTCACCGTGCTCTTGTTTGCAGCATCAAAGAAATGCTGATGACGCAGGGCGAGAGGTTTTCCCAGGAAGAGGTACGagctccttcccaccctccGCCAGCCTCCTGTGCCCTCCACCCCGACAGACCCCCAGCCACAAAGCCCTTCTGCGCTGCCTTTTCAACCCGTTTGTTTCCCGGCAGGTCGATCAGATGTTCGCAGCCTTCCCTCCGGACATTTCTGGCAACCTGGACTACAAAAACCTTGTCCACATCATTACGCACGGTGAAGAGGACTAGCCCACGCTCGgcactggggctggcaggaTCACCTCTGTCTGGGGTGcacggggggcggggggacactTTACCTCTCCCCTTGGGGAACGCGTCAATGGCATCCACATTAAACTGCCCTTGGCAAGAGGAAACCCAGCCGCTGGTGTGAGCGGTGCTTGGGCTGGCGTGGTGTGTCTGCGCAGTGTGGCTGTGCCCGGCGGGAGCCCCTGCGccctcccagacccccctgccccaggaatGTCCCTGGGGACAGAGACTCTTCAGGCAGCCCGGTAGAGGGGACAAACTGAGGATTCCTGCCTGCTTCTCTCCCTTCCGTGCAGGGAAGCACACGGGAGCCACGGGCTGAGTCACAAGAGCTGTGATAATCCCTTCCTCATGAGCTGGAGTGCGTGgccagctccttcccagggACTCGGCAAACCCAGAGATCCCTGGAGGGCAGAAGCACGAGACAGcgctggaggctgcagcagggctgtgttttgtaGACCTGGTGTTGCTTACTCAGCTCTGGGATGAAGGGGAACAGAGGAGGTGCTGAAGGTGAGCAAAGGGCATCTGTGGCCCAGGTTGCAGGGTGCGGCCAGTTCAAGGCGATGAGCAAAATCCCCAGCCAGCACATCGCTCCTGAGGTTGCGCTTTGCCGTTATCCCAGAGACTCTGATGAGCTAACAAGCCAGCCATCCAGTTCCAGGCTAATTCACAGCCAGACGGACAGGCTCTGAGGATGCATTTACTTGGAAATGATTTTCATGGCAGAAAGCAGAATGTGGCACTAGGTAAGAAAAATCACAACCGAGGGCAGAGCGATGCTGGGAAGGCACTGAAGCCTGAGGCtcccggcggggctgggggaagctcCCAGGGATTTTCATCCCATTCCTGCATGATCAACAGCTCCGTGGGATAATAACCCCCACCTCTCCAGGGATGAAGCTGTCACTGTCTCGGTGGCCCTGGCTGTCTCATACTGCAGATCCCTCCTCTCTGGTTCGCTTCTCTTCACCCTCAGCAGAAATAGGGCCAAAGCTCCAGTTTCTAGTGTGTCTGCGCAGTGCGGCTGTGCCCGGCGGGAGCCCCCGCGccctcccagacccccctgccccagcctcccGGCCCCTGCACATCACCCTCGCgtgccctctcctccccttgccTCCTCGGTTCCCAGCGTGGCCCAGCTCCACAGCTCAGTGCACGCCAAACAGGCTGTTTCGCCCACCAGCCCAGGACCAGCGCTGAGCTCAGCTTTCCTTcaggcagcagagagctgcCGGCTTCTCCCAGCTTAGCAGGCAAAGCCCCGCGAGCCCGCTCTGCATCCCCCCGTGGCCTCACCAAGCCCCTCGGGCAGGCATggtgcagggcagggactgTGGTCACCATGTCCCCGGTGCACCACTCCCGCGATGCCCAGCTGCGGGAAGCGCGTGGCGTTGAGCAACGGCAACGGCCCCCCCGCCGGAGAGCAGCTGTTCCCACCCCCGGCCAtggctgctgtcagcagtgggCCAAGCCGTGCCGAAATATCAGCCGGCAAGCTTTTGAAGCCCGCAGAAGGTGTTGGGAGATGGAAGGATGTCCAGGGCGCAGAAGCAGAGGGGCAGCTGAGGAGCGGAACTGTTTATTTCATCCCTCCGTGCCGGGCTCTCACTCCTTGAGGCTCTTGCTCCCCTTCTTggcggcagcggcagcgtgGCCCAGCTCCTTCTCGCAGCTCTGGAGGACCAGCTGGTGCAGCTGCCCGTGGCCCAGCGGCACCTCCCCTGCCCAAGAAAAGGACACCCGTGTCTGCCGGCACAGGCCTTATAgatgtggtggggtgggacaggccGGTGGGGattggctggggaggagaggtggcAGCGGGGGATTGGCCAGGCGGCCATGAGGGGGTTGTGGATTGGCTGTCTGCCTGGCCGTagcccctccctcccacctcacTCACAGGCGGCGATGTCGGCGGGGGTGCTGTccagggcggggggcggcgggcagagCCGGGCCCGATCCATCACCCACGGGAGGCTGGTGGTGCCCAGGAGCGGGCTGGCGAAGGGCTGGGCCGGCTGCGAGCCCTCAGCCCGCGTGTAGCGCAGGACGCTCTCCATCAGCAGGAGCTCGTTGGTCTCCTTCTCCACGAGACCTGGGTGGGAGGGAATGCTGTCCCACAGGGCCCCTCCACCGGGCCCTGCCCAAACGCCGCCCCGGCGGTCTGCTGGGCACAGGACCCATGGAttccccccaggcagtgccGTCAGGCTCCCCAGGGGCGAGGGGTCAAGGCTGGGTCCCACACCCAGAGCCAACATGGGGGCCTGGGGGGTCCACCGGGGTGGTTCTACGTCCCGGTTGGCTCCTGAATTTCCTGGGGATTTGGCATCGCAAATTCCCATTAGGGACACCCGTGCATGAcggggtgggggcaggaaaCCAGCTCAATCTAAACACGGGGCAAGCAGGGGGTGGACAGACAAGGTCTGGGCCATGTGGCAAGCGAAGGCGGGCAGCCCTGACCCACCTAAAATCCGCGTCAGATTCCCATCCGTGATCTGCCCATTTTCTCCAAGCTGCTCCGTTGTCTTCGTAGCATCGCCACCGATTACTTCCAAAAGGGCCTCCACGCCACATTTGATCTGGCCCAGGACTCTGCTGCTCTCTTTGCATCTCTCTTCGCACCAGTTGGCTTCCCTCGTGGTTTCCGCTAGTTTTTCCTATCCGCAAAGGTTTTGCCAGGTGTCACAACAGCCCCCTGCTcgcgcccccccacccccaagtcCTGGCCAAGTCCAGTCCGGACACTGGAGGCGGCCCAGGAGGGGCTGTGGGAtgctcccatccctgcagggGAAAGGCTCTGTGAAGGGGATCCCAAGCTCCCCATGCCACAGCCCAGGCCCCAGGTGCCAGAGAACCAGGGCTGGCAGAAGCCCTGCAGTCACCCTCTCCTCATGCACTGGGAGACAGGGCTGCCAAAGCCAATGCAGGGCCCTTTTCTGCCCATGCCTCTCCAGCCGTTGCCCAGAGCGGTGTTGACGGGACCACACTCGCTAGGACACATGCCGGGACACACAGGcttctgctgccctggcagagggAAATCCCGGCTGCCAtacctccagctcctgcaggacatGGAAGTTGCCCGTCTCTGCGTCCTCCCGGTCCATCATAAGGGTTGTAATTTCGTCCTGTGTAAACACAAGCACATGGAGGGCATACTGGCTGAATGCTCACCAGATGTGCCCAAGAGAGGCTGGGGACCATCCCTCCACCCTGGGAGCAGGGACATCCCACTTGACCCCTCTGGGGACCactgtccccagggcaggaggacaAGTCATGACCCCCCTTCTCactccagccagccccactcAAGGCCGAGGCAGCTCTTGGCCCTCCTGCATACTGCTGGGTACACGGTGGCAGCACTGAGACACTTTTAGCTCTGAGAACACAGCCTTCTGTCTGTGGGAGTTCTATTTTGGGCTACCGCTTTGCATTCCCCTAATCCCACCCGTGTGGCAGGCTGTGAGCTGGGCTCCGCTGTGAGCAGCGAGGCCGGACacatgggagaggaaaaaacccacgCCAGCCCCAAAGCACCAGCTGAGAAAGGGCAGACATGAAGAGCTTGGAAGAGACCTGGACATCCTTGATCCTCTGCTTCATCTTCTCCATCTCGTTCTTCAGCTCAGTGATGTAGATGAAGGAGGCAAAgttcttcccctccttttcgATCAAGTTATCCACCAGGCGGTCAAAGTTCCcgtcctctgccagctccagcaggcGCCTGTAAGCCACCTCCTGGCTCTCGAAGCTCTCCATTTGGCTCTGCTTGGCCCACTGGGCTGTCTTCAGGGCTgagggagagatggaaaaagaggCCTGGCTGTGCGtgtccctgcagggctccctTTGCAGAGCCTTTCCCTGCAGGTGCCCTGAGGTTTGGCGTGGGGCCTGGGGCCAGAGGGGCAGAGAGTGTCTTTATTTCACCCAAAACTAAGCAGGGAGCTCCCTGTCCTCATGGGAACAGGGCAAACACGGTGGGATCCTTCCCCAAGAGGACAAAAGGAGCCATAggggcagctccctgcctccccacccctccctctgccccaagGGCACCCCAAGACACATGATGCTGGGTGCTTTCACTTGGTTATCACtcttcatcctttccacttGTAGGCTGAAGGCTGGGTGaaggagcctgcaggcaggggacaggtCCCGCCTTTGGGGTGCAGAGCTATGGGGAGAGGTCCCGCCTTTGGGGTGCAGAGCCATAAGCTTCTATACGCAACCCCCTTGGGCAACTCTGCCAACTCCTGGCTTGTGCTACCAGTTGCAGGTATTCTCTCTCATCTGgtaccttttctctttttggccACTTCCTCCAATTCCGAGCGATCTCTGCACTTGGTCAGCATgaagtttttcagtttgttctcCTTTTCAAGGGCACgcttctgctcctgcagctcaaCATTGCGCTGGACTGTGTCTTCTATGTGTCTTTTGTTCAAGGCTGCAATCCTTGCCAGAGCACCCATCctgagcacagagagcagcaggttACACCACGGGAAGGTATAAGGATTTGTAGTCCTGCCCATTCCCATGCATCTCTGTGCCTGGCCGAGCAAAACCCCCGTGATGCTGTGCACGCTGGCCGGCTCCCATGCAGATGCAGCTGCGTTAGCCCGAGGCCAGCAGCAGCTAACACAGCTCTGGCTGGGGGTTTGTACTCGGACACAGCACCCAGCTGTGGCAGCCAAGCTCACTttgcctggagctggctggtcTCTGCTCCAGGTCTGCTGCACCCTCCCATGCAGGCTGAGATGGGACTCGGGGGGAAAGAGGCTGCTCCATAGGGCAGTTCACCACATCCTGAGAAACATCTGGCATAGGCGGAGTAAACCCCCCTGGAGGTACCGGTCTCCCTGCACTGACCAAGCACCAAAGCCTTAGCACCCAGCTCTAGACAACAGCGGGTGCATCCTCTCTCTGAAGTTGCAGATGGCCTCTCTTTACATCGACACCCGTCGCTGGCATTGCCCACCAGCGCCAAGTTTGCCACAGAGGGTTCACAAGGCCACGTACCGCTGCTTGTAGCCTTGTGTGCACTGCTCAGCGGCAGTGTtcatccttctcctctgctgagcCAGCTTCTTATGGAGCTTCAAGGAGAGCTTGCCCAAAAGAGCTTTCTGGATTTGCAGCTTTTCAATCTCTTCTCGGAGCTCTTTGTTTCTGGACAGGATGGTATGGAAATGGACGGTGACCTGGGGAGAGGCAAGCAAAAGGTTTGAAGCTGGTGCGGGACTTGGGGGCGTCAGGTTTCTGCTGAAAGACCTTGACCACAGCTGGGACAAATCTCTTCTCTGAAGTTGCTCCTGTACTATCCCCCTCCCCAAGACAGGGGAGGTAACAGCAGGCTAGGCTGATCATGGCACAGACCAGGAGCTGGTGGTGTCCAAGGCaaggtggctgcaggcagctcaggtTTATCACTAAACAGGTGCAGACCTTCAGGCTTCTTGGCATGGCCCAAGTGCTGCATTTGGCTCACCAAGCTTGAAGGAGCCTTTGAGATACTCTGGGAGCAAGCAGGCCAGAGGAACGAGCCAGCTCCTCCTTTATGCAGTTTGTCTCAACCAAATGCATCTGCAGCATTACACTTGGTCCTGGCCAAAAAGGGGGTTGCACACAGGCCCCAGTGTGGCCCCACACATGGTCTCCGGAGGtctgcaaaatgtttgcttACGTTGTTTAGATGCAGCTCCAGTGTCTCaatctgcttttgcagctggttGCTACTGTTTGCTTGCTTCGCCTTCACTGCCGCCCGGTTTTGCCTcgccatctttttttccagctctagTATCTGCACGTACAggttagaaaaaagaaagacaggggaaaaaaaagtcagtataaTCTCCACCCCTATGTTCTGGACTCTTGGCAGGACACTTAGCCAAAGAAAATACCCTGTTGACCTGAACTACAGCAACCATGTCATTAAGGAGCTCACAGTTACAGCGGCAGCTTTAATCCCAAGGGATCCCACCCTGCACACTCAAGAAACATACGCTGTAACTAGGAATGGGTTTATTTTCGTGTGGCAAAGGAAACGCAGCTGCCTCTGGAGGGAAATTCAGCAGGTGCTGAAGGCGGCACAACAGCACTCTGTGCCGAGCAGAAGAGGCAAGGAGGGTGGCTTTTTGGTAGGGGTAGAGTGCTGGCCAGACAGGGGTCTGCGCAGCACTCCCTGGGAATGAGTGGAGGAAAACTTTTGTCAGAAGTGGGCAGCTGCCAGAGGAAATAAATCCATGAGAAGAGCGAAGTAGTTGGAGAACAACGAAGCCGGGGGCAGGTGGGAGAGGTATGACTCAGCCAAGAGATCCCTGATTGAAAGCTAACCCTGTTGCGGAAAACTCTACAGCACATCTAGCACCTGCAAACCACCTGAGCATGTTCCCTGGCTTCCGTCATGGGTGGCTTGTccagagcagaaagctgcagggaCCTGTCACTTCTGTAGCCCTGGGTTGCCCTGGGCATGCCACCCCACCACTGACCAAACCCAACCAGACTGTCCTCAGGAGAAGTGATGGGACATCCCTTAGATGTTGCTGCTCCTCTATTTCCCATGTCTCAGGCAGCACAACTGACTGttccagttttgtcttttttttttttacatgaggaaaaaaaaaaccctcaagggACAAGCAGAGGGATGTTGTGTGACCCCAGGCAGGCGCGTGCCGtcaaagagcagctgcagagacccGTGGGACAAGAAGGTGGTTGAGAGTCAGACCTTACGTTTCCAGCCAGTGCTGACTTGAATgggagcctggctctgcccgCTTGGCATTGTCTTGTGGTTTTTGCCAGGAGGCAGCATTATATTCCAAAGCCTGAACCAAGTGCGTTTTACATAGGGTTGACTCTGTGACTCTGCACTGCTCTACCGTGCTCAGCCAGGGAACGCTCCAGATGCTCTTACCTCCTTGTCCAGCTCCGCTAACAgggcttttctgtctttaatcaGGGAATCACACTGATATTTGGTCTGCAAAAGGCCTTGGAGCCCCGTACAATTCCTCTCATCCCGCATCCTATTTCTTGGGGATGGGATCTGGCTCGGCGTTAATAACACCTCTTTGCGTTCTTGA contains:
- the LOC129734189 gene encoding myosin regulatory light chain 2A, cardiac muscle isoform-like isoform X2 yields the protein MDQNRDGFVNKADLRDTFAALGRLNVKNEEIDEMIKEAPGPINFTVFLTMFGEKLKGADPEETILNAFKVFDPEGKGLKSAYIKEMLMTQGERFSQEEVDQMFAAFPPDISGNLDYKNLVHIITHGEED
- the LOC129734189 gene encoding myosin regulatory light chain 2A, cardiac muscle isoform-like isoform X1, yielding MALCLLLYMPPPTVEVPAAGSAFLWAPHFPAWPSPSPQRLGEAGGCSWLPPPPPPTAVAMSPAGADPEETILNAFKVFDPEGKGLKSAYIKEMLMTQGERFSQEEVDQMFAAFPPDISGNLDYKNLVHIITHGEED
- the LOC129734193 gene encoding coiled-coil domain-containing protein 63-like codes for the protein MDSKWGEPSLEQKVLDVPAMEKKKVSEAEFRRLQREFQRAAEKRKSYGANVRQQMQAQEKEIASLTQERKEVLLTPSQIPSPRNRMRDERNCTGLQGLLQTKYQCDSLIKDRKALLAELDKEILELEKKMARQNRAAVKAKQANSSNQLQKQIETLELHLNNVTVHFHTILSRNKELREEIEKLQIQKALLGKLSLKLHKKLAQQRRRMNTAAEQCTQGYKQRMGALARIAALNKRHIEDTVQRNVELQEQKRALEKENKLKNFMLTKCRDRSELEEVAKKRKALKTAQWAKQSQMESFESQEVAYRRLLELAEDGNFDRLVDNLIEKEGKNFASFIYITELKNEMEKMKQRIKDVQDEITTLMMDREDAETGNFHVLQELEEKLAETTREANWCEERCKESSRVLGQIKCGVEALLEVIGGDATKTTEQLGENGQITDGNLTRILGLVEKETNELLLMESVLRYTRAEGSQPAQPFASPLLGTTSLPWVMDRARLCPPPPALDSTPADIAAWEVPLGHGQLHQLVLQSCEKELGHAAAAAKKGSKSLKE